The following are encoded in a window of Bradyrhizobium guangdongense genomic DNA:
- the metK gene encoding methionine adenosyltransferase, with translation MRASYLFTSESVSEGHPDKVCDRISDEIVDLFYREGPKAGIDPWQIRAACETLATTNKVVIAGETRGPKSVTNEQIESVVREAIKDIGYEQEGFHWQKADIEILLHPQSADIAQGVDALQPGEVKEEGAGDQGIMFGYATNETPDLMPAPIFYAHKILRLISEARHSGKEKVLGPDSKSQVTVQYENGKPVAVREIVVSHQHLVEDISSKQIRDIVEPYVREALPKDWITPKTIWHINPTGKFFIGGPDGDTGLTGRKIIVDTYGGAAPHGGGAFSGKDPTKVDRSAAYAARYVAKNIVAAGLADRCTLQLAYAIGVARPLSIYIDTHGTGKVSEDQLEKAAAQAMDLTPRGIRSHLDLNRPIYARTSAYGHFGRTPDNEGGFSWEKTDLVEPLKRAL, from the coding sequence ATGCGCGCGTCCTATCTCTTCACCAGCGAATCCGTGTCCGAAGGCCATCCGGACAAGGTCTGCGACCGGATTTCCGACGAAATCGTCGACCTGTTCTACCGCGAAGGGCCGAAGGCCGGCATCGACCCGTGGCAGATCCGCGCCGCCTGCGAAACGCTCGCGACCACCAACAAGGTGGTGATCGCCGGCGAGACCCGCGGACCGAAATCGGTGACCAACGAGCAGATCGAAAGCGTCGTGCGCGAAGCCATCAAGGACATCGGCTACGAGCAGGAAGGTTTCCACTGGCAGAAGGCCGATATCGAGATCCTCTTGCATCCGCAATCGGCCGACATCGCGCAGGGCGTCGATGCGCTGCAGCCGGGCGAAGTCAAGGAAGAGGGCGCGGGCGACCAGGGCATCATGTTCGGCTACGCTACCAACGAGACGCCCGACCTGATGCCGGCCCCGATCTTCTACGCTCACAAGATCCTCCGCCTCATCTCCGAAGCTCGTCACTCCGGCAAGGAGAAGGTGCTGGGTCCCGACTCCAAGAGCCAGGTCACCGTGCAGTACGAGAACGGCAAGCCGGTCGCCGTGCGCGAGATCGTCGTATCGCACCAGCATCTGGTCGAGGACATCTCGTCCAAGCAGATCCGCGACATCGTCGAGCCCTATGTCCGCGAGGCGCTGCCGAAGGACTGGATCACGCCGAAGACGATCTGGCACATCAACCCGACCGGCAAGTTCTTCATCGGCGGTCCCGACGGCGACACCGGCCTGACCGGCCGGAAGATCATCGTCGACACCTACGGCGGCGCGGCCCCGCACGGTGGCGGCGCGTTCTCCGGCAAGGATCCGACCAAGGTCGATCGCTCCGCGGCCTATGCTGCGCGCTACGTCGCCAAGAACATCGTGGCTGCCGGCCTTGCCGATCGCTGCACCTTGCAGCTCGCCTACGCCATCGGCGTGGCGCGCCCGCTGTCGATCTACATCGACACACACGGCACCGGTAAGGTGTCGGAGGACCAGCTCGAGAAGGCGGCGGCGCAGGCGATGGATCTGACGCCCCGGGGCATCCGCAGCCATCTCGACCTCAACCGCCCGATCTACGCGCGAACCTCGGCCTACGGCCATTTCGGCCGCACGCCCGACAATGAGGGCGGCTTCTCCTGGGAGAAGACTGATCTCGTCGAGCCGCTCAAGCGCGCGCTCTAG
- the ahcY gene encoding adenosylhomocysteinase, which produces MNAKPGFTDYIVKDISLADFGRKELSLAETEMPGLMATREEYGPKQPLKGARIAGSLHMTIQTGVLIETLAALGADIRWVSCNIYSTQDHAAAAIAAAGIPVFAVKGETLKDYWDYTAKLFDWHGGGHPNMILDDGGDATMYVHLGLRAENGDAAFLDKPGSEEEEVFFALLKKQLKEKPKGYFAGIANSIKGVSEETTTGVHRLYDMQKAGTLLWPAINVNDSVTKSKFDNLYGCRESLVDGIRRGTDVMMSGKVAMVAGFGDVGKGSAASLRQAGCRVMVSEVDPICALQAAMEGYEVTTMEDAAPRADIFVTATGNKDIITIDHMRAMKDRAIVCNIGHFDNEIQIAGLRNLKWTNIKPQVDEIEFPDKHRIILLSEGRLVNLGNAMGHPSFVMSASFTNQTLAQIELFANNKDGKYKKQVYVLPKSLDEKVARLHLAKIGVKLTELRKDQADYIGVKQEGPYKSDHYRY; this is translated from the coding sequence ATGAACGCGAAGCCCGGCTTCACCGATTACATCGTCAAGGATATTTCGCTCGCCGATTTCGGCCGTAAGGAGCTCTCGCTCGCAGAGACCGAGATGCCCGGCCTGATGGCAACCCGCGAGGAGTACGGCCCGAAGCAGCCGTTGAAGGGGGCGCGCATTGCAGGCTCCCTGCACATGACGATCCAGACCGGCGTGCTGATCGAGACGCTGGCAGCCCTCGGCGCCGACATCCGCTGGGTCTCCTGCAACATCTATTCGACGCAGGATCACGCCGCCGCCGCAATCGCAGCCGCCGGCATTCCCGTCTTCGCCGTCAAGGGTGAGACGCTGAAAGATTACTGGGACTACACCGCAAAGCTGTTCGACTGGCACGGCGGCGGTCACCCGAACATGATCCTCGATGACGGCGGCGACGCCACCATGTACGTCCATCTCGGCCTGCGCGCCGAGAACGGCGACGCCGCGTTCCTCGACAAGCCCGGCTCCGAGGAAGAGGAAGTCTTCTTCGCGCTGCTGAAGAAGCAGCTCAAGGAGAAGCCGAAGGGTTACTTCGCCGGAATCGCCAACAGCATCAAGGGCGTCTCCGAAGAGACCACCACGGGCGTGCATCGTCTCTACGACATGCAGAAGGCCGGCACGCTGCTCTGGCCGGCGATCAACGTCAACGACAGCGTCACCAAGTCGAAATTCGACAACCTCTATGGTTGCCGTGAATCGCTGGTCGACGGCATCCGCCGCGGCACCGACGTGATGATGTCGGGCAAGGTGGCGATGGTCGCGGGCTTCGGCGACGTCGGCAAGGGCTCGGCCGCCTCCCTGCGCCAGGCCGGCTGCCGCGTGATGGTGTCGGAAGTCGATCCGATCTGCGCGCTACAGGCGGCGATGGAAGGCTACGAGGTCACGACGATGGAAGACGCCGCGCCCCGCGCCGACATCTTCGTCACCGCGACCGGAAACAAGGACATCATCACCATCGACCACATGCGCGCGATGAAGGATCGCGCCATCGTCTGCAACATCGGCCACTTCGACAACGAGATCCAGATCGCGGGTCTGCGCAATCTGAAGTGGACCAACATCAAGCCGCAGGTCGACGAGATCGAATTCCCCGACAAGCACCGCATCATCCTGTTGTCTGAGGGGCGTCTCGTGAACCTCGGCAACGCGATGGGCCATCCGTCCTTCGTGATGTCGGCGTCCTTCACCAACCAGACGCTGGCGCAGATCGAGCTGTTCGCCAACAACAAGGACGGCAAGTACAAGAAGCAAGTCTACGTGCTGCCGAAATCGCTCGACGAAAAGGTCGCGCGCCTGCACCTCGCCAAGATCGGCGTCAAGCTCACCGAGCTGCGCAAGGACCAGGCCGACTATATCGGCGTCAAGCAGGAAGGTCCGTACAAGTCGGACCACTACCGGTACTGA
- a CDS encoding glycosyltransferase family 87 protein, with protein MTSADQSERFRAPQPQAPGTELFNPDRLRVVARCWIAVAAIGYVVDLLGRTRVGLTDGIRSPFGDDFINYWSGAYLALHGRAAEVYDFVAFHDFETLVVGPHIDLYHYSYPPVLLLLTAPLALVPYVPALLVWLASTWYGFYRALKLAAGDNALLLSLAAPAMFINAIGGQNGALTAGVLGGGLLLVDRRPTLAGVLFGLLVYKPHLALMLPVAMIAGRRWRVVMAAAVTAVLLICASTIVFGPAVWAEYQHHVSVLRTAILEDGSGVWHRMVSVFVSARRLGGGVELSYAVQGVFALAAALVVGWSWLRDDPAPIRNALVVIGTCLATPYLQDYDLVIGAFAVVWLKNAQQHSQISAHWFNAGAAMVLLLPLMAASLANVSGLAFGPLFFIPPFILLGALSMEHRRAYSTILAR; from the coding sequence ATGACATCTGCAGATCAGTCGGAGAGATTTCGGGCGCCCCAGCCGCAGGCACCCGGCACGGAGCTGTTCAATCCGGACCGTCTGCGTGTTGTTGCGCGTTGCTGGATCGCGGTTGCGGCGATCGGCTATGTGGTCGATCTACTGGGGCGAACCCGCGTCGGTCTCACGGACGGCATTCGCAGCCCGTTTGGCGATGATTTCATCAATTATTGGTCGGGAGCCTATCTGGCTCTGCATGGCCGTGCAGCCGAGGTCTACGACTTCGTCGCCTTCCACGATTTCGAGACCTTGGTGGTCGGGCCGCATATCGATCTGTATCACTATTCCTACCCACCGGTTCTTCTGCTGCTGACCGCACCGCTCGCGCTCGTTCCCTATGTCCCGGCGCTCCTCGTCTGGCTGGCGTCGACCTGGTATGGCTTCTATCGTGCGCTGAAGCTCGCCGCCGGCGACAATGCGCTGCTGCTGTCGCTCGCGGCGCCTGCCATGTTCATCAATGCGATCGGCGGACAAAACGGTGCATTGACGGCCGGCGTATTGGGTGGAGGTCTGCTGCTGGTGGATCGCCGGCCAACCCTTGCAGGAGTCCTGTTCGGGCTACTGGTCTACAAGCCGCACCTCGCATTGATGCTTCCTGTTGCGATGATCGCGGGTCGGCGCTGGCGCGTGGTCATGGCAGCGGCAGTCACCGCGGTCCTGCTCATCTGCGCCAGCACGATAGTCTTTGGCCCCGCCGTCTGGGCCGAGTACCAGCACCATGTCTCGGTGCTGCGCACCGCGATCCTCGAGGACGGCTCAGGGGTCTGGCATCGAATGGTCTCGGTCTTCGTGTCGGCCCGGCGCCTGGGGGGAGGCGTTGAATTGTCCTACGCAGTGCAGGGGGTGTTCGCGCTTGCGGCAGCATTGGTCGTTGGCTGGAGCTGGTTGCGCGACGATCCGGCGCCCATTCGCAACGCACTCGTCGTTATCGGTACCTGCCTCGCCACGCCCTATCTTCAGGACTACGACCTCGTGATTGGCGCATTTGCGGTGGTGTGGCTCAAGAACGCTCAGCAGCACTCGCAGATCTCCGCCCACTGGTTCAATGCCGGCGCCGCAATGGTGCTGCTGCTGCCCCTCATGGCCGCCTCGCTTGCCAACGTGAGCGGGCTCGCCTTCGGGCCGCTGTTCTTCATCCCGCCGTTCATCTTGCTTGGCGCGCTGTCGATGGAGCACCGTCGAGCATATTCCACCATCTTGGCCCGTTGA
- a CDS encoding flavin-containing monooxygenase, with protein sequence MTSALQEEYFDVLIVGAGLSGIGAGYHLQTKCPGKSYVILEGRDCIGGTWDLFRYPGIRSDSDMFTLGYSFKPWTDPKAIADGSQILNYVRETAAENGIDKHIRFRHRVKRAAWSTSEARWTVEVERTTGEGMTELVRFSCNFLFMCSGYYKYEAGYTPEFKGVADFAGRIVHPQKWTDDIDYAGKRVVVIGSGATAVTLVPELAKKAAQVTMLQRSPTYVVSRPAQDPVANKLRRNLPARLAYHLIRWRNVMWGMFFFQLSRRRPDKVKNLILGGVRMALGPDYDIATHFTPRYNPWDQRLCLVPDGDLFRAIREKRAAVVTSEIDAFTHDGIRLKDGSELAADIIVTATGLVLQVVGGLEVSVDGRAVDFANTLTYKGMMYADVPNMASAFGYTNASWTLKCDLTCEYVCRLINYMDRHNFRQCMPHNDDAEITAQPSLDFTSGYVQRSVAKMPKQGSKRPWRLYQNYALDIVSLRFGKIDDGVMRYS encoded by the coding sequence ATGACGAGCGCTCTTCAAGAGGAATATTTCGACGTGCTCATTGTCGGTGCCGGGCTATCGGGCATCGGCGCGGGCTATCATCTTCAGACAAAGTGCCCCGGCAAGAGCTACGTCATCCTGGAGGGGCGCGACTGTATCGGCGGCACCTGGGACCTGTTTCGTTATCCGGGCATCCGCTCCGACAGCGACATGTTCACGCTCGGCTATTCCTTCAAGCCGTGGACCGATCCGAAGGCGATCGCGGATGGGTCGCAGATCCTGAACTATGTGCGCGAGACGGCAGCCGAGAATGGCATCGATAAGCACATCCGCTTCCGCCACCGCGTCAAGCGCGCCGCGTGGTCGACGTCTGAGGCGCGGTGGACCGTCGAAGTCGAACGCACGACTGGCGAGGGCATGACGGAACTCGTGCGCTTCAGCTGCAATTTCCTGTTCATGTGCTCGGGCTACTACAAATACGAGGCGGGCTACACGCCCGAATTCAAGGGCGTCGCGGATTTCGCGGGCCGGATCGTGCATCCGCAGAAATGGACCGACGATATCGACTATGCGGGCAAGCGCGTGGTCGTGATCGGCTCGGGTGCGACCGCGGTGACGCTGGTGCCGGAGCTTGCGAAGAAAGCGGCGCAGGTCACCATGTTGCAACGCTCGCCGACTTATGTGGTGTCGCGTCCGGCGCAGGATCCCGTTGCCAACAAACTCCGCCGCAACCTGCCTGCGCGGCTCGCCTATCATTTGATCCGCTGGCGCAATGTGATGTGGGGGATGTTCTTCTTCCAGCTGAGCCGGCGACGGCCCGACAAGGTGAAGAACCTCATCCTTGGCGGCGTGCGTATGGCGCTCGGACCGGACTATGACATCGCCACCCATTTCACGCCACGCTACAATCCCTGGGATCAGCGGCTCTGTCTCGTGCCCGACGGCGACCTGTTCAGGGCGATCCGTGAAAAGCGCGCCGCTGTGGTCACCAGCGAGATCGACGCCTTTACCCACGATGGCATCCGTTTGAAGGACGGCAGCGAGCTTGCCGCCGACATCATCGTGACGGCGACGGGCCTGGTGCTTCAGGTCGTCGGTGGCCTGGAGGTCAGCGTCGACGGCCGCGCCGTCGATTTCGCCAACACGCTGACCTACAAGGGGATGATGTATGCCGACGTGCCGAACATGGCGTCGGCCTTCGGTTACACCAACGCATCCTGGACGCTCAAATGCGACCTGACCTGCGAGTATGTCTGCCGGCTCATCAACTACATGGACCGGCACAATTTCCGGCAGTGCATGCCGCACAATGACGACGCCGAGATCACCGCACAGCCGTCGCTTGATTTCACCTCGGGCTATGTGCAGCGCTCGGTCGCAAAAATGCCGAAGCAGGGTTCGAAGCGGCCGTGGCGCCTCTATCAGAACTATGCTCTCGACATCGTCTCCTTGCGCTTCGGCAAGATCGACGACGGCGTGATGCGGTACTCGTGA
- a CDS encoding YbfB/YjiJ family MFS transporter, whose translation MTELNANTKQPARPQQRPGTASETTWRYAVAGLAASLVGLGLARFSYTPLIPALIAAKWFSASDVVYLGAANLAGYLAGALTARAVAARIGAVSALRAMMLLATLSFFASSAPVSFSWFFAWRFLSGLTGGIIMVLAASVILPHTPANRRGIVGGVIFAGVGLGVAASGTLVPLLLQLGLPQSWYGLGALAAVLTLVSWWNWPAEAKGDTASSHHTKQRHTSRAARALLIQYGLNAVALVPHMVFIVDFVARGLGQGIAAGSRYWVLYGLGAIIGPLVTGHLGDRSGFGPALRAAFLIEAAAVLLPAVSTAPVSLIVSSVVVGGFTPGIVPLVLGRIHELVPHSSEQQRATWSHATTSFALFQAAAAYGFSWIYAQTGGDYLVLFALGGGAVILALAIDLGLALTSRKA comes from the coding sequence ATGACCGAACTCAATGCAAATACCAAGCAGCCCGCCCGGCCGCAGCAGCGGCCGGGCACGGCGTCAGAGACAACCTGGCGATATGCCGTCGCCGGCCTCGCCGCATCGCTGGTCGGGCTTGGCCTCGCCCGCTTTTCCTACACACCGCTGATTCCGGCGTTGATCGCGGCAAAGTGGTTCAGTGCCTCCGACGTCGTCTATCTCGGTGCCGCGAACCTTGCCGGTTATCTCGCCGGCGCGCTTACGGCGCGAGCAGTCGCGGCACGGATCGGCGCAGTCAGCGCCTTGCGCGCAATGATGCTGCTCGCCACCCTCTCCTTTTTTGCGAGCTCAGCGCCTGTCTCCTTTAGCTGGTTCTTCGCCTGGCGCTTCCTCTCAGGTCTCACCGGCGGCATCATCATGGTGTTGGCGGCCTCTGTAATCCTGCCACACACCCCGGCCAACCGGCGCGGCATCGTTGGCGGCGTGATCTTTGCAGGCGTCGGGCTCGGCGTGGCTGCATCGGGCACATTGGTGCCGCTGTTGCTGCAACTGGGCTTGCCGCAGAGTTGGTATGGCCTTGGCGCCCTCGCCGCCGTCCTCACACTCGTGAGTTGGTGGAACTGGCCCGCAGAAGCCAAGGGCGATACTGCATCCTCACACCACACGAAGCAGCGTCACACGTCGCGGGCCGCCCGGGCGCTCCTGATCCAGTACGGGCTCAACGCGGTCGCGCTGGTGCCGCACATGGTCTTCATCGTCGATTTCGTGGCGCGTGGTCTGGGCCAGGGCATTGCGGCGGGATCACGCTATTGGGTGCTGTACGGCCTCGGCGCGATCATCGGCCCGCTCGTCACTGGCCATCTCGGAGACCGCTCCGGATTTGGCCCGGCCTTGCGCGCAGCCTTTCTGATCGAAGCGGCCGCTGTACTGCTTCCGGCCGTCAGCACCGCACCGGTGTCGTTGATCGTATCAAGCGTGGTGGTCGGCGGTTTTACGCCGGGCATCGTGCCCCTCGTGCTCGGCCGCATCCATGAGCTTGTTCCGCACTCCAGCGAGCAGCAGCGTGCGACATGGAGCCACGCCACTACCAGCTTTGCGCTGTTCCAGGCGGCTGCGGCTTACGGCTTCTCCTGGATCTATGCGCAGACCGGGGGCGACTATCTCGTCCTGTTCGCTCTCGGCGGGGGCGCCGTGATATTGGCGCTCGCGATCGACCTTGGCCTCGCGCTCACATCGCGCAAGGCGTAA
- a CDS encoding SDR family NAD(P)-dependent oxidoreductase — protein sequence MGIEQKVAIITGASQGIGAALVQGFRDRNYRVVATARSIKPSGDDEILAVPGDIADRKTAERVVTQAVARFGRVDTLVNNAGIFVAKPFTQYTAEDYAAVMGTNVAGFFNITQLAIAEMEKQGSGHVVQITTTLVDQANSNVPSVLASLSKGGLNAATRSLAIEYARRGIRVNAVAPGIIKSPMHPVSTHAQYAAMHPVGHMGEMSDIVDAVLYLEGASFVTGEILHVDGGQSAGH from the coding sequence ATGGGTATCGAGCAGAAGGTTGCCATCATCACCGGTGCATCGCAGGGCATCGGCGCTGCCCTCGTCCAGGGTTTTCGCGATCGCAATTATCGCGTGGTCGCCACAGCGAGGTCGATCAAGCCGTCAGGCGACGACGAAATTCTTGCCGTTCCCGGCGACATCGCCGACCGGAAGACCGCCGAGCGCGTAGTTACGCAGGCCGTCGCCCGTTTCGGCCGCGTCGACACGCTGGTCAACAATGCCGGCATATTTGTCGCAAAGCCGTTCACGCAATATACCGCCGAGGACTATGCAGCCGTAATGGGCACCAATGTCGCGGGTTTCTTCAACATCACCCAGCTCGCGATCGCCGAGATGGAGAAGCAGGGCTCTGGCCACGTCGTCCAGATCACCACCACGCTGGTCGACCAGGCCAATTCGAACGTGCCCTCGGTGCTGGCCTCGCTGAGCAAGGGCGGCCTCAACGCCGCGACCAGATCGCTCGCAATCGAATACGCCAGGCGTGGCATCCGCGTGAACGCCGTGGCGCCAGGGATCATCAAATCGCCGATGCACCCGGTGTCGACGCACGCGCAGTACGCCGCAATGCACCCGGTCGGACATATGGGCGAGATGTCCGACATCGTCGACGCTGTGCTCTATCTGGAGGGCGCGTCCTTCGTCACCGGCGAGATCCTGCATGTCGATGGCGGCCAGAGCGCCGGCCACTGA
- a CDS encoding LysR family transcriptional regulator — translation MDRLDAMKVFVLAVDEGSLAAAGRKLGRSPAAVSRAIAFLEERVGAELLHRTTRSIKLSEEGERYVAVCRRVLTELEEAEDIAAGPRTVPRGLLTITAPVVSGEMVLRPILDAFLDAHPTVSAKLLLFDRAVNLIEEGIDIALRIGPLADSAMVALRVGETSRVVVAAPHYLKQHPRITEPGDLAKHQIVAMAHLPNSWTFTAQAGSSAPRTVQFTPRLVVNSTYAAVASAVAGRGIARMYSYQVAEQVARGELVLVLAGDEDPEMPVHLIAPQGRLSVPKVRAFTDFAVPRLKKHFAQLKKSLKSG, via the coding sequence ATGGATCGTCTGGACGCCATGAAAGTATTCGTCCTTGCGGTGGACGAGGGCAGCCTTGCCGCCGCGGGGCGTAAGCTCGGCCGTTCGCCTGCGGCCGTCAGTCGCGCCATCGCCTTTCTCGAAGAGCGGGTGGGCGCGGAGCTGCTGCATCGGACCACGCGATCAATCAAGCTGAGCGAGGAGGGCGAGCGCTACGTCGCGGTGTGCCGCCGCGTGCTCACCGAGTTGGAGGAGGCCGAGGACATCGCGGCCGGACCGCGCACGGTACCGCGAGGACTGCTCACGATCACGGCCCCCGTGGTGTCCGGAGAGATGGTGCTGCGGCCGATCCTCGACGCGTTTCTAGATGCCCATCCGACGGTGTCGGCCAAGCTCCTGCTGTTCGACCGGGCGGTCAATCTGATCGAGGAGGGCATCGATATCGCACTGCGCATCGGTCCTCTCGCCGATTCGGCGATGGTGGCCCTGCGGGTCGGCGAGACCAGCCGGGTCGTAGTGGCCGCGCCGCACTATCTGAAGCAGCATCCGCGCATCACCGAGCCTGGCGATCTCGCCAAGCACCAGATCGTGGCAATGGCCCATCTTCCGAATTCGTGGACCTTTACGGCGCAAGCCGGCTCGTCAGCGCCGCGGACGGTCCAATTTACTCCGCGCCTTGTCGTCAACAGCACCTATGCGGCGGTGGCCTCGGCGGTTGCCGGACGCGGCATCGCGCGGATGTATTCGTACCAGGTCGCCGAGCAGGTCGCTCGCGGTGAGCTTGTGCTCGTGCTCGCCGGCGACGAGGATCCGGAGATGCCGGTACATTTGATCGCTCCGCAGGGCCGGCTCTCGGTACCCAAGGTGCGAGCCTTCACCGACTTCGCCGTGCCGCGGCTGAAGAAGCATTTTGCGCAACTCAAGAAGAGCCTCAAGTCGGGCTAG
- a CDS encoding aspartyl/asparaginyl beta-hydroxylase domain-containing protein, protein MLKQLFAPQLVILYVLAASTIYVHFRGKQRLRFARQLGDHSTYLAPYNVLMYAGSAVPNKPVIAVEQFPELKPLSENWETIRDEAVRLFDEGFIRAAAKNNDWGFYSFFKSGWKRFYLKWYDDFLPSANALCPKTVELLKSIPSVHGAMFAMLPPGGKLGAHRDPFAGSLRYHLGLVTPNSNKCRILVDGVECVWRDGEAFMFDETFIHSAENATDVNRIILFCDVERPMKFGFMTAINRWVSHHIVKASATQNVEGENVGVLNKVFGKLYEIHLGSRKVKEWNRNVYYTLKYSLTALILGLIVFSALK, encoded by the coding sequence ATGCTGAAACAGCTTTTTGCGCCGCAACTCGTCATTTTGTATGTGCTTGCGGCATCGACCATCTATGTTCATTTCCGGGGCAAGCAGCGGCTGCGCTTCGCGCGCCAGCTCGGGGACCACTCGACCTATCTCGCTCCCTACAATGTGCTGATGTATGCGGGCTCGGCCGTACCGAACAAGCCGGTGATCGCCGTCGAGCAGTTTCCGGAGTTGAAGCCACTCAGCGAGAACTGGGAGACGATCCGCGACGAGGCCGTCCGCCTGTTCGATGAAGGTTTTATCCGCGCGGCTGCCAAGAACAACGACTGGGGTTTCTATTCGTTCTTCAAGAGCGGCTGGAAGCGCTTTTACCTGAAATGGTACGACGACTTCCTACCGTCGGCGAACGCGTTGTGCCCGAAGACGGTAGAGCTGCTCAAATCGATCCCGAGCGTGCATGGCGCGATGTTCGCAATGCTGCCGCCCGGCGGCAAGCTCGGTGCCCACCGCGATCCCTTCGCCGGCTCGCTGCGCTATCACCTCGGCCTGGTCACGCCGAACTCGAACAAGTGCCGCATCCTCGTTGACGGCGTCGAATGCGTCTGGCGTGACGGCGAAGCTTTCATGTTCGACGAGACGTTCATTCACAGCGCGGAGAACGCGACCGACGTCAATCGCATCATCCTGTTCTGTGATGTCGAGCGGCCGATGAAATTCGGCTTCATGACCGCGATCAACCGCTGGGTCAGCCATCACATCGTCAAGGCGTCCGCGACCCAGAACGTCGAGGGCGAGAATGTCGGCGTGCTCAACAAGGTTTTCGGCAAGCTCTACGAAATCCATCTCGGCAGCCGCAAGGTCAAGGAGTGGAACCGCAACGTCTACTACACGCTGAAATACTCGCTAACGGCGCTGATTCTCGGCCTGATCGTGTTTTCAGCGCTGAAGTGA
- a CDS encoding YybH family protein, which produces MTSLPSADSETDRFFRQWLETFAGYVREVDYASARPLFHPDVLAFGTHNDVIPGLDQWVSTQWDNVWPKTTDFRFVLDQASILASSDGTMATVIAPWTSTGYHPDGSAFSRPGRATMVFSKNNDRWLCVHSHMSLNRGVPQASHANRQVKAW; this is translated from the coding sequence ATGACCTCGTTGCCGTCCGCTGACAGCGAGACGGATCGGTTCTTCCGTCAGTGGCTTGAGACCTTCGCGGGCTATGTCCGCGAGGTCGATTACGCCTCGGCGAGGCCGCTCTTTCATCCTGACGTGCTCGCCTTCGGTACGCACAACGACGTCATTCCCGGCCTCGACCAATGGGTCTCGACGCAATGGGACAACGTCTGGCCCAAGACCACAGATTTCCGCTTCGTCCTCGATCAGGCTTCGATCCTGGCCTCGTCCGACGGCACGATGGCGACAGTGATCGCGCCCTGGACGAGCACGGGCTATCATCCCGATGGCAGCGCGTTCTCACGGCCAGGCCGCGCGACCATGGTGTTTTCCAAAAATAACGATCGCTGGCTCTGCGTGCATTCGCACATGTCGCTCAATCGCGGTGTGCCGCAGGCGAGCCATGCCAATCGTCAGGTGAAGGCCTGGTAG